GTCGGAATCCACGGCGATGGCGGCAGCCTGTTCGAGGTAGGGCCGCCCCTCCTCTTTCCGGTCCTGCACGAGGCACATGCGGGCCGTCTGGGCGAGAGCCTCGGTCTCGACGGAGCGGTTGAACTCCCGGCGGGCCTGGTCGACGGCCGACAGGTAGGTGCGCAGGGCGGCCGCATAGTCGCGGGCCTGAAACTCGGCGTCCCCCTGGCGGAGCAGGGAGTCGGCAGTGATGTCATCGCCAGAGGTCACGGGTACTCCTTGTGGTTTGATCTCGACAGCGGCGGCGGAGGCCGCCAGGAACAGCACGGTCAGTGCGGCGAGGTGTTTCATGCCGTCTCCTCGGTTTGCATCCGGTGGCGGACGGAATATAATCGACCGGAGCGGGCGCCGCCACCGCAAATCGGGCGCCGGGCATTTCCATTTGACGCGGCCGGACCGCCCCCCTATATTCACGCGCACTACCGAGACGCGCCGGCCATCGAGAAGGGACAGACTGAATGAAAGCACTCATTACAGGCATTACCGGGCAGGACGGATCTTACCTCGCCGAATTGCTCCTGGACAAAGGCTACGAGGTGATCGGGATGGTCCGCCGGTCGTCGACCGAGTCATTCGAGCGGATCAATCACATCAAAGACCGGATCCGGCTGGCCCAGGCGGATCTGCTGGACCAGTTGTCGATCATATCGATCATTGCCGAGGAGCGCCCGAACGAAGTCTATAATCTTGCCGCCCAATCGTTTGTGCCGACAAGCTGGGACCAGCCGGTGTTGACGGGGGAATTCGACGCCCTCGGGGTGACCAAAGTGCTCGAGGCCATCCGGCTGGTGGACCGGGGCATCCGCTTCTACCAGGCGTCGTCATCGGAAATGTTCGGCAAGGTGCGGGAGGTTCCGCAGAAGGAGACGACGCCGTTTTATCCGCGCTCGCCCTATGGCGTGGCCAAGGTTTACGGACACTTCATCACGGTGAACTACCGGGAGAGTTACGGCATTCACGCCTCCTCAGGCATCCTCTTCAACCACGAGTCGCCCCGCCGCGGGCTGGAGTTCGTGACGCGGAAGATCACCGACGGGGTGGCCCGCATCAAACTCGGCCTGGCCGACAAGCTGGCGTTGGGGAATCTGGAGGCGAAGCGGGACTGGGGATTCGCCGGGGACTATGTGAAGGCGATGTGGCTGATGCTCCAGCAGGAGGAAGCCTCGGACTACGTCATCGCCACCGGTCAGACCCACTCGGTGCGCGACTTTGTCGCCCAGGCTTTCGCCCACGCCGACCTCGATTACCGCGACTACGTTTCGGTGGATCCGGCCCTGGTTCGCCCCGCCGAGGTGGATCTGCTGCTCGGGGATGCGGGCAAGGCGCACCGGGAACTGAAGTGGGAGCCGAGCGTGACTTTCGCCGGGCTCGTGAGCATGATGGTGGAGGCCGATCTGGAACGGCTGCGAAAGACTCTTCGATAGACGATGAACAAGCCGACCGCGTTCATAACCGGAATCGCCGGGTTTGCGGGCTCCTGGCTGGCGGAGGAACTGCTGGCCCACGGGTACCGGGTGACCGGGGGAGTGTATGCCGACGAACCGCTGGACAATCTGGCGGGCTGCCGCGGGCAGCTGGGGCTGGTGCCGTTCGACGTCGCGGATGCGGACCAGGCGGCCCGGACAATCGGCCGGATCCGCCCGGAGTACATCTTTCACCTGGCGGCGCTCGCCAGCGTGAGCCAGTCGCTGCAGCAGGAGCGCCTCACGCTGCGGGTGAACGTAGAGGGGACGCTCAACATGCTGGAGGCGGCGCGACGGGTCCGCCGGCTGCGGAAGTTCGTGTGGGCGGGTTCCTGCGACGCCTACGGAGTGGTTCGGGACAAGACGCTCACCGAGAAGGATCCGCTCGCGCCCACTTCGCCGTACGGCATTTCGAAGGCGGCCGGGGAGCATCTCTGCCGCTCGCATTTCCGCCGCTACGGCCTTCCGGTCACGGTGGCGCGGTCGTTCAACCACAGCGGTCCGCGGCAGGCGCCGATTTTCGTGATCGCCGATTTCGCCCGTCAGGCGGCGGCCATTGACCTGGGGCTGCAGCCCCCGCGGGTGCGCGTGGGGAATCTCGCGGCCCGGCGGGATTTCAGCGATGTCCGCGACATCGTCCGCGGTTACCGCCTGTTGGCCGAACGCGGCGCCCCGGGCGAAGTCTACCAGTTGTGCTCCGGACGGGCGACCTCGATCGAGACCGTCCTCCGCCTCCTGCTCGGGTTCACGGCGAAACCCGTCGCCATCGCGGTGGACCGGGGAAAGTGGCGCGCCGCCGACATCCCCGTCCTGCGCGGATCCAACCGCCGGGCCGTTGAAGAACTCGGATTTGCCAACCGATACAGTCTGAAGCAAACGCTGCGGGAGACGTTCGCGTACTGGAAAGAACGTCTGTCCGCCGAGAATGAATAAGGTGATGGAGTAATCCTGTATGGCCAAGAAATCAGCTCCCAAGCAGTCCGGCGTGTCCGGTCACCGGCAGCTTATGGAGAAGATCACGAGCAAGAAAGCCAAGGCCGGTGTGATCGGTCTGGGCTACGTCGGACTGCCCCTGGCGGTGGAGCTGGTGCACGCCGGGTTTGAGGTCACCGGTTTTGACATTGCCGAGCCGAAAGTCAGGCTGCTCAACAGCGGACGGTCGGACATCGACGACGTGCCCGATGCCGTGGTGGCCGACATGGTGGCGGCCAAAAAGTTCCGCGCCACCACCGACTTCCGCGCTCTCGGCGAGATGGACACCATTTCGATCTGCGTGCCGACCCCGCTGTCGAAGACGAAAGATCCCGACGTGTCGTTTATCCTGGCCGCGGTCGGCTCGGTCAAGCAGTTCATGCGCAAAGGGACGCTCGTCGTGCTCGAATCGACCACTTATCCGGGCACGACGGAGGACCTAATCCTGCCGCTGCTTCAGGAGAAGGGGATGAAAGCGGGGGAGGATTTCTTCCTCGCCTTCTCGCCCGAGCGGGTGGATCCGGGGAACCAGCGGTTCACGACGAAAAACACGCCGCGGGTGGTCGGGGGGATCACGCCCAAGTGCACCCAGGTGGCCAAGACATTCTACGAGCAGTCGATCCCGGACATCTACGCCGTGTCGTCGACCCAGGCGGCGGAGATGGTCAAGCTGCTGGAGAACACTTTCCGCTCGGTGAATATCGGCCTGGTGAACGAGGTGGCGCTGATGTGCGACCGGCTCGGGCTGAACGTGTGGGAGATCATCGACGCGGCGGCGACCAAGCCCTTCGGGTTCATGCCGTTCTATCCCGGTCCGGGGCTCGGCGGGCACTGCATCCCGATCGATCCCCACTACCTGGCGTGGAAGCTGAAGTCGCTGAACTACTATGCCCGGTTCATCGAGCTGGCGGGGGACATCAACTCCTCGATGCCCCACTACGTGGTCGACCGGGTGATGAGGATGCTCAACGAGCGGTTCGCCAAGGCGCTCAACAAGTCCTCGGTGCTCGTGCTGGGGATCGCCTACAAGGCGAACATCAAGGATGTGCGGGAGTCGCCGGCGCTGGACGTCATCAAGCTGCTGGAGGACCGCGGCGCGCGGGTGGTGTTCAATGACCCGCACGTCCCGTCGATTCAGTGGGAGGGGACGGCCCGGCGGTCCACCCGGCTGACGGCCGCGCTGCTGCGCAAGACCGACCTGGTGGTGATCGTGACCAACCACGCCCAGTACGACTACCAGTGGATAGTGGACAACGCCAAGGCGGTATTCGACACCCGCAACGCGACCCGGAAAGTGCGGAACGGGCGGAAGAAGATCGAAGTGCTGTAAGCGCTTGACCGACCGGAGGCTTTGACGGAAAACCCGGCGCCGCCGGGTTTTTCGTTGACCGGCCCGGCGGCCGGTCAATCGGGCGGGGCATTCTGCCGATACTGTGATCAGAAAACCAACGGCAGGATGATGGAAACACCGAATACCGACCGCCCTCCGGATCAGGAAATCGCCGTTCTCCTGCGGGATCTCCTGCGGACGATCAAAGCTGTCTGCATGTACCCGGAGACGAATTCGCTCCCGCAGTCGCTCCGGCAGTCATTCGCCAGCCGGCTGCTCGACCTGCTCGAGGAGCAGGGGGAGATCCGGCTGGGGGTCGACAACGGGGTCATTCTGCGCAACGGGGAAATCGTGCACCGCGACAAGTCGCGGGAGGACAATCTCGCCGCCATCTTTTTCAGCGCCGGCATCACGGAACTCAGTTTCAAGCGGGGGCTGACGGCGGCGAGCATCGACCGTCTGCTCGGAGCGATCCGGACTTATCTCACGGCGCCCGCGGGCCACGGCGATCTCCCGTCGCTTCTGTGGGAAGCGGCGCCCGAGGGTTTCTCGTTCCAGTCGGCGGAGGATGTGGCCCTGGCCGAGTATGACGCCGGTTTCCGCGTCCAGGAGTACTTCCACCGGGAGGACGAGCGGCGCCGGGCAGGGGGCGATACGCCCGACGGGTATGAAGCGATATTCCTGAGCGAAGACGCGCTCGAGGGGAGAGCGGCGCCGGAGACGGTGGACGGGCACCTGACACCCGGCGGCGTGTTCGAGGTTGAGCCGGAGGAGGCCGCCCGCCTCCGGGCGCAGGCGGCGGCGGAAGCCATGGGGCTGTCCAATCTGCCCCCGGTGCCGGTGCCCAGCGTGCGCGACATCCTCTCCCGCGAGAACAGCCTCAGCGCCGACGAGCAGGCCCGGATGGAGCAACTGCTGGCGCAGGATGCCGCCTTCAACCTGTACGAGTCAACGTCGCACCTCCTCATCGAGCTGCTCATGCAGGAGACCACGCTCAAGGGATTCGACGAGACGGCGATCATCTGCGAGAAAATGTTGAACGAGTTCGTGGCCCAGGGCCAGGTGGCGCATGCGGCCTTCCTGCTGCGGTCCCTGAGGAATCTCGGAGAGCGCATCCGGGGAGCCAAGCCGCGCTGGGCCGACCGGCTGGAAGGGATCTACATGACCGCCGGGAGCCGGGAGCGCCTGCGCCTCCTGGCCAAAGCGCTGAACGAGCACACCGAGATCACCGAGAGCGACCTCCGGCGGTACCTCGACCTGTTCGACTGGCAGGCCCTGAGCGCGCTGACCGATCTACTCGGCGAACTGGAGCACCGCCCCCACCGCGAGACGCTCTGCCGGTACCTGGTGGATCACGGCCGCGGCAAGGAGGAAATCCTCGCCAAGGGTGTGTACGACAAACGGTGGTACGTGGTGCGGAATTCGGTGATGATCCTCGGCCACATCGGCGACGACCGGGCGCTCCAGCACCTGAAACAGGCGGTCGCCCACGAGGACCGGCGGGTGCGGATCGAGCTGGTGGAGGCGGTGCGGGGGAAAGAGCACGCCGGAGCCCTCGAGATTCTCGGCCGGCTGGTATTCGACCCGGACGAAGAAGTTCACCGGGAGGCGATGGCCGCGCTGATGGGGAGTTCCGGGGCGGGCGCGTTCGAGGCGCTCGCCGGAGCGGTCACGGCCGAATCGTTCGGCCAACTCGATCCCCAGGACCAGATCGCGCTGCTGGTGGCGTACTCGCGCCGGGGGAAAGAGCGGGCGGTGCCGCACCTGGCCCGGCTGATCGCCCGCTTCAACCCGACGCGGAATCCGATCCGGACGTTTTTCCGAGCGGCCGCATTCGATGCCCTCGAGCAGAACCCGAGCGAGAAAGCGGGCGCGCTCCTGCAACGCCTGACCGGCTCGTGGCGCCCGGATATCCGCCGGCGCGCGACCCGCTGTCTGAGCCGCCGCAAAGCGCCGACCGGAGGTGAGGCATGACGACCGCAGTCGATACCGGCAAAACCCGGGTGGCGGAAACGGAACGGGACGAAAAGCTCGTCAACGCCTTCTTCGTGCTGTACCGGAACGCCCGAATCATGGAGCCGGCCAACAAGGCGTTCGTGAAGCAGTGCGCCCATTTTCTCGAGCTGCTCCAGCCGGGGCTGAAGGCCGATGCCGAGGTGGCGATCAAGGCGGTGCGGGGCCGCTATTTCACCAACGAGCGCTTCGTCCGCTTCTCCGACCCCAGCGGCGCGGCCGCCGCCGTCACCGCCGACTGGGAGGCCCTCGGAATCGGCGGGGTCCGTTTCCTGCCGGAGGTCACCGAGGATCATCTGCGCGGGTTTTTCAGTTTCATGGCCGCGCTGACGCCCCGCGGGCGGAGTCTCGCGGAACTGCAGGAGGAACTCGACCGCCACATCCCCGCCACCGTCTTCCTCCTCGCGCTGCCGGACGAAAACGAAGACGACGAAGACGAAGCGGAGCGGCGCCGCCAGCTCCGGCTCCAGGCGCGGACGACGTTTTTCCGCGCCGTCTCCGCAGTCTCGGAACTGCTCGCCCGCACGGCCGTGGAGCGCGATGTCAATCTGGCCAAGACCCGGAGGGTCGTGCACGCGCTCATCGACCACCTGTCGAAGGACAAGGATTCGCTGGTGGAGCTGTCGGCCATCAAGGATTTCGACGACTACACCTACGCCCACTCGGTCAACGTGTCGGTGTACTCGCTGACTCTGGGGATCCGCCTGGGCCTCGACCGTCCGCGCCTGTCACAGCTCGGCTTTGCCGCGCTCTTCCACGACGCGGGGAAGGTGCGGCTGGACCGCGACCTGATCAACAAGCCGGACTCGTTCGATGAGAACGACTGGATCCAGATGCAGATGCACCCGGCGCTGGGGGCCAAGACGATCCTGCGCAGCATGAAGCTCGACCAGCACACGGCGCGGGCGGCGCGCGGGGCGTTCGAACACCACATCAACGCCGATTACACCGGCTACCCCCTGCTCCACGACATCCGGCCGCTGAACCTGTACTCGCAGATTATCACGATCGCCGACACGTTCGATGCCCTCACCTCCGACCGGGTGTATTTCCGGAAAGCGATGGCGCCGGATCAAGTGATCCGGAAGATGCGGTTCCAGATGACGGCCAAATTCAATCCGATCCTGATCGCCCTGTTCAACGAGGTGATGGGCATCTACCCGGCCGGGAGCATGGCGCTGTTGAGCACGGATGAGATCGCGGTGATCATGGCCGCTAATGCGGAGCTGTACGACCGGCCCTATGTCCAGATCGTGGGCAACCGGGAGGGCCTCCTGCCGGAACCGGAGTGGGTCGATCTGGCCCGCGCCGATCAGATCAACCGCCGCATCGTCCGGCTGATCGACCCGGAGCGCTACGGCCTGAAGGTTCGCGACTTCATCCTGTCGGGCCCGGAGTAACCGGACTCGTTTCCCGGCGCGACAGCACCCGCCGCTCATGGGCCAGCAGCCACTGCTTGCGCCATATCCCGCCGCCGTACCCGCACAGGGTTCCGTCCGCACGAATCACCCGATGGCAGGGGATCACGAGGGCCAGGCGATTGCGGCTGTTGGCCCGCCCGACTGCGCGCACGGCGGCCGGACGGCCGAGCCGCGCGGCCATCTGCGCATATGACCAGGCGGCCCCCGGCGGGATAGTCTGCAGAAGCGACCAGACCGCCAGTTCGAAGGGAGTGCCGTCCGGAACGAGCGGGACCGAGAAGTCCAGCGAACGCCCCTCGAAATAACTCTTCAGTTGCTCCGCCACCGCGGCGAGGTGCGGATGGGGACCGGGGACGACCGCGGTCGCCGACCGTTCCCGGAGCTTCCCGACGGTTTGCTGCCACCCGCCGCGGTCGACAAAATCGAGCAGATGCAGCCCGGAGTCGTCGGCCACCGCGACCATCGGACCGAGCGGCGTCTCGATCGCCTGCGCGAACAGGCAAGCCACCGTCTCGAGGCGGCTCGGCGGTGCGCCGAAGGCGTTCCGGAAGGCCTCGAAGAAGCCGCTGGCGGACTCGTACCCGTGGTCGATCTGGGCCCCGATGACCGATTCCCCCCGGCGGATTTCGTGGAGCGCCAGGCCCAGGCGCCGGGCGCGCTGGTAGGCGTGGAAGGTCATGCCGTAGTAGCGCTGGAACTGCCGCCGGGCGGTCGAAGGATCGATCCCGCGCGCGCGGAGTAGGGCGCCGGAAATCTTCCCGCCGGGGGACTCATCGACCAGGTTGCGCAGGGCGCGGACCAGCGCCGGGGCGGGCCGCTCGACCTCGAGCGGAGCGCACCGGGCGCAGGGGCGATACCCGGCCTGGAGCGCCTCCCGCGGGAAGGCGAAGAACTGGACGTTCTCCTCTTTGGGTTTGCGGGCCGGGCAGGTGGGCCGGCAGAAGATGCCGGTGGTGCGGACGCCGACGTAGAAGACGCCCTCGAAGGTGGCGTCACGGTCGCGAAGCGCCCGGTACATGATGGCGGGAGGCGGCAGGTGGCTCATGGTCGGTGGTTCGTATCTCCGGTTAAGCTTTTTGTCCCAAGGTAACGGGGGCGGGCCGTTCGCGCATCCGAAAACGGGGCACGGAATTCCGGAAAGAGACGTCAGCAAATGCGCGGCAATTGCTCGCCCACGGGCATGTCGACGATCCGCTCCGTGCCGAGCACGGTCCGCAGGGTCACCTCTCCGGGCCGGTCGGCGTGGACCTCGCCGATGACCGCCGCCCTGGCGCCGAGCGGATGGGCGCGCATGAGGGCGAGGGCGCGATCGGCCGCCTCGGCGCTCACCACCGCCGTCAGCTTGCCCTCGTTGGCGACGTAGAGGGGGTCGAGGCCGAGCAGCTCGCAGGCGCCGGCGACGGGCGGGTCGATCGGCACCTGCGCCCCGACCAGGCGGATGCCGACCCGGGAGGCGCGGGCGAATTCGTTGAGGGTGGCGGCCAGCCCGCCGCGGGTCGGATCGCGCATGGCGTGGAGCGCGCCGCCAACCCCGGCGACCAGCGCGGCCACGAGCCCGTTGAGGGGGGCCGTGTCGCTGACAATGGGGCTTTCGAAAGCGAGACCCTCGCGCCGGGAGAGGACCGCCAGGCCGTGGTTGCCGAGCGGCCCGCTGATCAACACGCGATCCCCCGGCCGGAGCCGGTCGACGCCGATGTCGTAGGGGTGGGAAATGACTCCGATCCCGGCCGTGTTGATGAACAGCTTGTCCCCTTTGCCCCGGTTGACGACCTTGGTGTCGCCGGTGACGATCTGCACGCCGGCGGCGGCCGCCGCCTTCCGCATGGACTGCACGACGCGGGCCAGGTCCGCGATCGGCAGCCCCTCCTCGATGATGAACCCGGCGCTCAAAAAGAGCGGGCGCGCGCCGTTCATGGAGAGGTCGTTGACGGTGCCGTTCACGGCCAGGTCGCCGATGTCGCCGCCGGGAAAGAAGAGCGGGTCAACGACGAAGGAATCGGTCGAGAAGGAGAGGCGCAGGCCGTCGATTTCCACCGTGGCCTGGTCATCCTGCCGCCGCAGCATCGGATTGTCGAAAGCCTCGACAAAGAGCCGCGCGATCAGGTCGTTGGCGAGCCGGCCGCCGCTGCCGTGGGCCAACTGGATGGTCGCGGGGGCCGAGAGGGGCAGCGGGCAGGAGAAGGACGGCTCGGGGAGAGGTTCATCGGGCATAGCGGGTAACCCTTCAGCTTTCCGCCGCGCGGCGGTGGTAGCGGTAGTAGGCGGCGCAGGCGCCCTCGGAGGACACCATGGTGGCGCCGAGCGGCGTCTGCGGTGTGCAGCGCCGGGCGAACGCCGGGCAATCGACCGGCCGCCGCAGGCCCTGGAGAACGAGGCCGCTGATGCATTCGGGGGGCTCGAGCACCTCGAGATCGGCCAGCCGGAATATGCGCTCGGCGTCATGGGCGGCGAATTCGGGGCGGAGGCGGTAGCCGCTCTGCGGGATGGTTCCGATCCCGCGCCACTTCCGGTCGCACACTTCGTACACAGCCTCGACGGCGGCGCGCGCGTGCGGGTTGCCCTGCTCCCGGACAGCCCGCGCGTAGCGGTTCTCGACCCGGGCCTGCCCGGTCTCGAGCTGGCGCACGGCGGCCAGGATGCCGTCGAGAATGTCCGCCGGCTCGAAGCCGGTGACCACGACCGGCACGCGGTAGCCCTCCGCGATCGGGCAGTACTCCTCCCAGCCGGT
This genomic stretch from Candidatus Zixiibacteriota bacterium harbors:
- the gmd gene encoding GDP-mannose 4,6-dehydratase is translated as MKALITGITGQDGSYLAELLLDKGYEVIGMVRRSSTESFERINHIKDRIRLAQADLLDQLSIISIIAEERPNEVYNLAAQSFVPTSWDQPVLTGEFDALGVTKVLEAIRLVDRGIRFYQASSSEMFGKVREVPQKETTPFYPRSPYGVAKVYGHFITVNYRESYGIHASSGILFNHESPRRGLEFVTRKITDGVARIKLGLADKLALGNLEAKRDWGFAGDYVKAMWLMLQQEEASDYVIATGQTHSVRDFVAQAFAHADLDYRDYVSVDPALVRPAEVDLLLGDAGKAHRELKWEPSVTFAGLVSMMVEADLERLRKTLR
- a CDS encoding GDP-mannose 4,6-dehydratase, with the protein product MNKPTAFITGIAGFAGSWLAEELLAHGYRVTGGVYADEPLDNLAGCRGQLGLVPFDVADADQAARTIGRIRPEYIFHLAALASVSQSLQQERLTLRVNVEGTLNMLEAARRVRRLRKFVWAGSCDAYGVVRDKTLTEKDPLAPTSPYGISKAAGEHLCRSHFRRYGLPVTVARSFNHSGPRQAPIFVIADFARQAAAIDLGLQPPRVRVGNLAARRDFSDVRDIVRGYRLLAERGAPGEVYQLCSGRATSIETVLRLLLGFTAKPVAIAVDRGKWRAADIPVLRGSNRRAVEELGFANRYSLKQTLRETFAYWKERLSAENE
- a CDS encoding nucleotide sugar dehydrogenase, producing MAKKSAPKQSGVSGHRQLMEKITSKKAKAGVIGLGYVGLPLAVELVHAGFEVTGFDIAEPKVRLLNSGRSDIDDVPDAVVADMVAAKKFRATTDFRALGEMDTISICVPTPLSKTKDPDVSFILAAVGSVKQFMRKGTLVVLESTTYPGTTEDLILPLLQEKGMKAGEDFFLAFSPERVDPGNQRFTTKNTPRVVGGITPKCTQVAKTFYEQSIPDIYAVSSTQAAEMVKLLENTFRSVNIGLVNEVALMCDRLGLNVWEIIDAAATKPFGFMPFYPGPGLGGHCIPIDPHYLAWKLKSLNYYARFIELAGDINSSMPHYVVDRVMRMLNERFAKALNKSSVLVLGIAYKANIKDVRESPALDVIKLLEDRGARVVFNDPHVPSIQWEGTARRSTRLTAALLRKTDLVVIVTNHAQYDYQWIVDNAKAVFDTRNATRKVRNGRKKIEVL
- a CDS encoding HEAT repeat domain-containing protein, producing the protein METPNTDRPPDQEIAVLLRDLLRTIKAVCMYPETNSLPQSLRQSFASRLLDLLEEQGEIRLGVDNGVILRNGEIVHRDKSREDNLAAIFFSAGITELSFKRGLTAASIDRLLGAIRTYLTAPAGHGDLPSLLWEAAPEGFSFQSAEDVALAEYDAGFRVQEYFHREDERRRAGGDTPDGYEAIFLSEDALEGRAAPETVDGHLTPGGVFEVEPEEAARLRAQAAAEAMGLSNLPPVPVPSVRDILSRENSLSADEQARMEQLLAQDAAFNLYESTSHLLIELLMQETTLKGFDETAIICEKMLNEFVAQGQVAHAAFLLRSLRNLGERIRGAKPRWADRLEGIYMTAGSRERLRLLAKALNEHTEITESDLRRYLDLFDWQALSALTDLLGELEHRPHRETLCRYLVDHGRGKEEILAKGVYDKRWYVVRNSVMILGHIGDDRALQHLKQAVAHEDRRVRIELVEAVRGKEHAGALEILGRLVFDPDEEVHREAMAALMGSSGAGAFEALAGAVTAESFGQLDPQDQIALLVAYSRRGKERAVPHLARLIARFNPTRNPIRTFFRAAAFDALEQNPSEKAGALLQRLTGSWRPDIRRRATRCLSRRKAPTGGEA
- a CDS encoding HD domain-containing protein → MTTAVDTGKTRVAETERDEKLVNAFFVLYRNARIMEPANKAFVKQCAHFLELLQPGLKADAEVAIKAVRGRYFTNERFVRFSDPSGAAAAVTADWEALGIGGVRFLPEVTEDHLRGFFSFMAALTPRGRSLAELQEELDRHIPATVFLLALPDENEDDEDEAERRRQLRLQARTTFFRAVSAVSELLARTAVERDVNLAKTRRVVHALIDHLSKDKDSLVELSAIKDFDDYTYAHSVNVSVYSLTLGIRLGLDRPRLSQLGFAALFHDAGKVRLDRDLINKPDSFDENDWIQMQMHPALGAKTILRSMKLDQHTARAARGAFEHHINADYTGYPLLHDIRPLNLYSQIITIADTFDALTSDRVYFRKAMAPDQVIRKMRFQMTAKFNPILIALFNEVMGIYPAGSMALLSTDEIAVIMAANAELYDRPYVQIVGNREGLLPEPEWVDLARADQINRRIVRLIDPERYGLKVRDFILSGPE
- a CDS encoding bifunctional transcriptional activator/DNA repair protein Ada, which encodes MSHLPPPAIMYRALRDRDATFEGVFYVGVRTTGIFCRPTCPARKPKEENVQFFAFPREALQAGYRPCARCAPLEVERPAPALVRALRNLVDESPGGKISGALLRARGIDPSTARRQFQRYYGMTFHAYQRARRLGLALHEIRRGESVIGAQIDHGYESASGFFEAFRNAFGAPPSRLETVACLFAQAIETPLGPMVAVADDSGLHLLDFVDRGGWQQTVGKLRERSATAVVPGPHPHLAAVAEQLKSYFEGRSLDFSVPLVPDGTPFELAVWSLLQTIPPGAAWSYAQMAARLGRPAAVRAVGRANSRNRLALVIPCHRVIRADGTLCGYGGGIWRKQWLLAHERRVLSRRETSPVTPGPTG
- the hypE gene encoding hydrogenase expression/formation protein HypE, translated to MPDEPLPEPSFSCPLPLSAPATIQLAHGSGGRLANDLIARLFVEAFDNPMLRRQDDQATVEIDGLRLSFSTDSFVVDPLFFPGGDIGDLAVNGTVNDLSMNGARPLFLSAGFIIEEGLPIADLARVVQSMRKAAAAAGVQIVTGDTKVVNRGKGDKLFINTAGIGVISHPYDIGVDRLRPGDRVLISGPLGNHGLAVLSRREGLAFESPIVSDTAPLNGLVAALVAGVGGALHAMRDPTRGGLAATLNEFARASRVGIRLVGAQVPIDPPVAGACELLGLDPLYVANEGKLTAVVSAEAADRALALMRAHPLGARAAVIGEVHADRPGEVTLRTVLGTERIVDMPVGEQLPRIC